The following DNA comes from Desulfobaculum xiamenense.
GAGCAGAAAGACCGGGCCGAGATCGCGCAGCGCCGCAATCCTATCGGCCCACGTGTATTCCTCGCGCCGATCAGGAACGCACCCCGGCTCCAGCCGCGCCCGCAGAGCGATGTAGAGGGAATACATGCAAGCCAGCATGATGCCGGGGGCGATGCCCGCGATGAACAGCTGCCCGATGGAGGCATCCGCCAGCACGCCATAGATGATCATGATGAGGCTCGGCGGAATGAGGAATCCGAGGGTTCCCGCCCCGGCGAGCGAGCCAATGGCGAGGCTCTTGTGATAGCCGCGCCGCGTGAGTTCATCGAGGGTGATCTTGCCAACGGTGGCGGTGGTCGCCGCGCTGGAACCGGACACGGCGGCAAACAGCGAACAAGCCACCACGTTGATGTGATACAGCCGCCCGGGCACGTTGGCGAGCCACGGTACAAGGCCATTGAGCAGACGCGTGGATATGGCGGTGCGATAGAGTATCTCGCCCATAAGGATGAACAGCGGCAAGGCGGTCAGCGCCCACGAATTGAGCGTATTCCAGACGGAATTGGCCATCAGGTCGCCGATTTTGTCCCATATGGATATGGTCGGCGGCAGGTTCACCTTGTACAGCAGCATGCCGGCAACGCCGGAGGCCATGAGGGAAAAGCCTATCCACTTGCTGGACAGGAGCAGAAGCATCATGACCGCCACGAGAACGACGGCCAGCAGAAGCGGATCGGAGATTATTTTCGCACCCTCCCGGCAATGAACGCCGCAAACTGGAACAGGAACAGCACAAGGCCGACGGGAATGACGACCTGCGGAATCCACAGGGGAGTCTCGGAAATGGTGTCGGCGGTCATCTCAAGGGCGCGCGTCTCATAGACCATGAGCACCGCGTAGACGAGGATGAAGGCGGTCATGACCATGGACGACAGACCGACCAGCACGTCCACCCGTCTGCGCCACCTGCGCGGCAGCCGCGAATGCACGAGGGTGATGCGGATGTGCGCCTCCTCGCGAAGGGTGTAGGCCAACCCCAGTACCACCACTGCCACGAGGAAATAGCCGCTGTACTCGCTGGCCACGAAGGTGGACGCCCCGGCGACGGTGCGCAGCGTAATCTCCACGACGATGAGCAGGACGATGAGTCCCATGAACAAGGCAGAAAGGAAGGCCCCCCCGAGGGAGAGACCTTCCGCCATTCTCACGAATCGTTCGGACATGACGATGCCTATTTGCCGTAGGCGGCCAGCGCGGACAGGGACCCCTTCTTCGCGCCCTTCTTGAACTCGTCGAGCATCTGCGCGGCAATGCGGTGCAGATCGTCGGAGAGTGCGGGATTCAAGTCGGTGATCACGATGCCCTGCTTGGCGAGGATGGCGAGGGAGTCCTCGACGGCCTTGCGCGAGGCGGCCCACTGCTCGGTCTCGGTCTCAGCAGCGGCGCGAAGAAGAGCTTCCTGCTGCGCTGCGTCGAGAGCGTTCCAGTAGTCCAAGTTGATGGTAAGCATGTTCAGAGGATAGGCGTAATTGACCTTGGTGAATTGGCCGAGCACTTCCCAGAACTTGCCGTCCACGCCGGACACGGCGGAGGTCAGCACGGAATCGATGAGGCCGGTGGACAGCGCGGAATAGACCTCGCCCCACGGAAGCGACTGGGGACTACCGCCCGCGCGCTTGAGGAATTCTGCGCCGTTCTTGTCGTAGGTGCGGATCTTGAGGCCATGGATGTCGCCCAGCGCCTCGAAGGGGGCCTTGGTGAACAGGCCACTGCACGGCCACGGCGCGGCGTAGAGAAGCTTCTGGTTCCACTTGGCGCAGGCCTTGTCGTAGAAAGGACGGCATGCGTCGTAGTAGGCCTTGGCCTCGTCGTAGGAATTCACGATGAGCGGAATGGTGGACAGGCCGAAGATTTCGTCGCTTCCGGCCACCACGCCCATCAGGATGTCGGACATGGGCACGGTGCCGTCCTTGACGGCCTTGAGCAGTTCAGGCCCTTTGAAGCCGAGGCTGCCGCCGGGGTGCACTTCGATGACCACGGCACCCGAGGTATACTCGGCGGCCTTCTGCGCGAAGTTGACCGCACCCTTGGTATGGAAGTTACCGGGTCCGTAGATGGCGTTGCAGTTCATCCGGACGGTCTCGGCCGAGGCGGGAACGGCAAGCAGGAAGAAACAGAGGACAAGCAGTATCCGTGCGAACATGAAGGCCTCCTTGCGAATGAACCTGTTGAGGCAGGATCAGGGGGTCACCGCACGGGGAGTGGCGGGACCCCCTGATTGCCGATCGAGGGAGTGTTGCGATGCTCCAGCCGGACATCGTCCGGCCGTTTCCCCATGAGCAAGGAGCATGCCACGCGGCGAACAAAGCGCACGCCGTCGCACCAGCCCTGCATCCATGGGAATCGCCACGCCGAAAGCATACCCGCGATCCACCCAATAGCCTGACAAATTTGATAAAAGCACCTTGCTCTTTGACATTATTGTCCTTTCGAGTCAATAGTCATTCGGCTTTCCGATTTTGACAAAGGGCGACGAACCGTTGCCACCCCAACGTCCGCGCGACAACGCCACGTCCCGTTCGCCGTGGAATGCATCTTGCTCCCCACGCCTGGAACGAGGGGCCTGTCGGCCCATCAGCATTGACAATGTTGGAAAAACCGGAGGATTCAATGCTCATCATCGGTGTAGACACCGGCGGAACCTTCACGGACTTCATCTACCGCGACGGCGACCGGTGGGGGGTGCACAAGCGCCTGTCCACTCCGGGCAACCCGTCCGAAGCCGTCATCGCGGGCATCCGCCATATCTGCGGCGGCGACATCGCCCCCGCATCCATGCAGATCGTGCACGGCTCCACCGTGGCCACGAATGCCATTCTCGAACGCAAGGGCGTGCGCACGGCGCTCATCGGAAATACTGGTTTTACGGATGTCATCGAGATCGGCCGCCAGAACCGGGCCGAACTGTATAACCTCGCCTACCGCCGCCAGCCCCCCATCGTCCCCGCGGACCTGCGCTTCGGCGTGGGCGGACGCATCGGCTCGGACGGCTCCGTCATAGAGGACTTCAACGAGACTGCCGCCCGCGCGGCGGTGGACGCCATCCGCCAGTCCGGCGCGCAGTCCGTGGCCGTATGCCTGCTGTTCTCCTTCCTCGACCCCAGCCACGAGCTGCGCATGCGCGAACTGCTGGAAGGGCTCGACGTCCCGGTCTCGCTCTCCCACGAAATTCTCTCGGAATTCCGCGAGTTCGAGCGCACCTCCACCACGGTGGTCAACGCCTACGTCTCGCCCAAAATGCGCGCCTACCTGACGGACCTCAAGAACGCCACAGCGGGCAACACGCTGCGCGTCATGCAGTCCAACGGCGGCTCCATTTCCGTTGAAACGGCCATGAGCGAATCCGTGCGCACCATCCTCTCCGGTCCGGCCGGGGGCGCGGTGGGTGCCATGGAAATCGGCCGCAACGCGAGCTTCGACAAGCTCATCACCTTCGACATGGGCGGCACGTCGTCCGATGTCGCCCTGCTCGACTCCACCCTGCCACTGACCATGGAATCGACCATCTCCGGCTATCCGGTGAAGGTACCCATGATCGACATCCACACCGTGGGCGCGGGCGGCGGCTCCATCGCCGCGCTGGACGAGGGCGGTTCACTCACCGTCGGCCCCGAGAGCGCGGGCGCAGACCCCGGCCCCATCTGCTACGGCAAGGGCGAGCGCATCACCGTCACGGACGCCAACCTCTTCCTCGGCCGGCTGGTGGCGGATCACTTCCTCGGCGGCGACATGCGCCTCGACACGAAACGCGTGGCGACGAAGATGCAGGAAATGGCCGATGCGGCGGGCCTTACCCCCACACAGCTCGCCGAGGGCATCCTCGACGTGGCCAACACGAACATGGAGCGCGCCATCCGCGTCATCTCCGTGGAACGCGGCTTCGACCCGCGCGAATTCACGCTGTTTTCCTTCGGCGGCGCGGGCGGCATGCACTGCGCCTTCCTCGCCCGCCTGCTGAACATGCCGCGCGTGTTCATCCCGGTGAATCCCGGCATCCTGTCGGCGGTGGGCATGCTCATGGCCGACGTCATCAAGGACTACAGCCTCACCGTCATGCGCACCCAGCACAACTCCACTGCGGCAGAGATCGCCAAACTCTTCGCCCCACTGGAGGAACAGGGCCGCGCCGACCTCGCGAGCGAGGGCTTCACCGGCGCGGACGTCGCCTGCGAGCGTTTTCTGGACATGCGATATCAGGGACAATCCTTCGAAATCATTGTACCCTTCTCCGAAGACTTCGTGGAAGGCTTCGAACGCATGCACGAGCGGAGCTACGGCTATCGCAACCCCGGCCGCACGGTGGAGATCGTGAACATCCGCCTGCGCGCACGGGGCATACCGCAGAAGCCGGAGCTTTCCGCCAGCGGCGACATGGTGCGGGACATCACGCCAGAAGCGATTCTCGGCGAACAGGACGTGGTGTTCAGCGGTACGTCGCGCAGAACGCGCATCGTCTCGCGCGAGGCGTTAAGGCCCGGCAACGTGTTGCCCGGCCCGGCCATCCTCGTGGAGTACAGTTCCACGACGACCATTCCACCCTTCGCCACCGCGCGGGTGGACGCCCACGGCAACATCATCATGGACATCGACAACGGCTAGGGACCGCCACGCGGCCCCGGGAGGAAGCGACATGCTCAAGCGTTGCGACAACTGCAACCGGCTGGTTCCGCCGGACGCCCGCACCTGTCCCACCTGCGGCGCGCCCCGCCCCGACATCCACGGCGTCTTCCGCAAGGAGGTCTTCGCCGCGGTTCTCGGCACGGCGGTCCTGCTCCTTCTGGCCTTCTGCTCCAAAAACTACGGATAGCCAATGACACAGACGACTGTGAATCCCATTCTGCTCGAAGTCTTCAAAAACCGCTTTTCCTCCATCGCCGAGGAGATGGGCGTAACGCTCACGCGCACCGCCTTCTCCCCCAACATCAAGGAACGGCGCGACCTGTCCTGCGCAGTGTTCGACGCGCGCGGCGACATGGTGGCGCAGGCGGCACACATTCCGGTACACCTCGGGTCCATGCCCATGTCCGTGAAGGCGGCCATCGAGCACTGCACTCTCGCCCCCGGCGACATGGTCATGCTCAACGATCCCTTCAAGGGCGGCACCCACCTGCCGGACATCACCATCGTCGCGCCCGTGTTCGCGGACGGCGAGGACGCCCCGGCGTTCTACGTGGCCAACCGCGCGCACCACGCGGACGTGGGGGGCATGGTTTCCGGTTCCATGCCCCTGTCCACGTCCATTCATCAGGAAGGCATCATCATCCCGCCGGTGCGCATCGTGCGCGGCGGCACGGTGGACCCGGAGCTGATGCGCCTCATCCTGAACAACGTGCGCACCCCCGCCGAGCGCGAGGGCGACTTTGCCGCGCAGATCATGGCCAACATCACCGGCACGCGGCGACTTGGCGAGCTCATGGCCAAATACGGCCCCGCGCAGGTGGCGACCTACGCCGAAGCCCTCAACGACTACTCGGAGCGCGTCATGCGCGCGTCCATCGCCGCCCTGCCCGACGGCACCTACGCCTTCGAGGACGTGCTGGACGGCGACGGCGTGCGCGAGACGAACGTACGTATCGCCGTACGCGTCACCATCAACGAAGACACCGCCACCCTCGACTTCACGGACAGCGCCGACCAGGTACAGGGCAGCGTCAACGCCGTGCGGTCCATCACGATCTCGGGCGTGCTCTACGTCTTCCGCTGTCTCGTCGGGAAGGACATTCCGACCAACGCCGGATGCATGCGCCCCATCACCGTCATCACGCGCCCCGGCTCCATCCTCGACGCTCTGCCCCCGGCCGCTGTGGCTGGCGGCAACGTGGAAACCTCGCAGCGGGTGGTGGACGTGGTTCTCGGCGCACTGGCGCAGGCGGGCGGCGACGGCGCTCCGGCCATTCCCGCCGCCAGTCAGGGCACCATGAACAACACCGCCATCGGCGGCATCGACATGCGCACGGGAACACCCTTCGCCTACTACGAAACCCTCGCTGGCGGCACAGGGGCTGGCATCCATTCCGACGGCGAAAACGCCGTGCACTCGCACATGACCAACACCCTCAACACCCCGGTGGAAGCCCTCGAATACGCCTACCCGTTCCGGGTCCACGAGTATTCAGTCCGCAGGGGCACCGGCGGCGAGGGCGCGCACCACGGCGGCGACGGACTGATCCGCGAGATAGAACTCCTCTCGCCCTGCGAAATCACCGTCCTCTCCGAGCGCCGGGCCACCGCACCCTATGGGCTGGCGGGCGGCCATCCCGGCACGCAGGGCTGCAACATGCTCCTGCGTCGAAACGACGAAGCGAAGGTCATGCCCGGAAAATTCCACGCCGCGCTCGAAGTGGGGGACAGGGTACGCATCGAAACGCCGGGCGGAGGAGGATATGGCACTCCCGACGCGAAAACGTCCCGCAATGGCTGAAGGTTGCGAAACGGCCACCGAAGCGTCACCGAATTCAGGTTGTTCAGGGTCATGGTTCCGGATATAACACAAGAAGTGGCTTTCCCTCTTCCAACCCTTTCGCAAGGGAGGGACCATGCACGATGACAACGCACGCTTCGGCATGCTCATGACCGCAATTCTCGACGCGAACCCCGCCGGGGTCTCCCGAGCCATAGCTTCCGGCGCAAAGGTCAACGCCCTCAATGACGACGGCGAAAGCCCGCTGTGCGTCGCCGCCTACGAGGGGCACGCCGAAATCGTCGGCCTGCTTCTCGCAAACGGAGCCGACCCAGACGCCAGAAACGCCTTCAACGAGCCACCGCTCGTCACGGCGAGTATGGAGGGCCACGCGGAGGTGGTACGCATGCTCCTTGAGCATGGCGCAAGCATCGACGCAACCGACGAGGACGGATACACGGCGCTTTATCTGGCCGTCTTCTACGGTCACACGGCCGTGGAAAAGCTGCTGCGCGAGCATGTGCACAGGCTCAAGGATGCCAGCCCGAACCACCCGGACGCCACACCACGGCACAAGGGCTTCGGCGCGCGCCTTCTCGCCCTCATTCCCCATCGGGGACACCTCGCCACCGTAGGGTGAGCATCCCAAAACGACGCCATAACAAAAAGGCGCGGCCAATCGGCCGCGCCTTTTCTTCTGCACTATCGCGAGCGGAAGGTCCGCCCACACGGAAAACTAGAGATTCTCGCCGAGCAGCTCACCGAAGGCCTTGCAGCCCACGGTCTGCGCGTCCGCAATCTGGGAGGCGAGGTCCACGGTAACCCGTCGCGAGGAGATGACCCGATCCATGGCCGCGTGAATGAGGGCCGCAGCCTCGGGCATGCCCGCATGTTCAAGCATCATCGCGCCGGAGAGGATGAGGCTGCCGGGGTTGGCCTTGTCCTTGCCCGCAATGGTGGGCGCGGTGCCGTGGGTCGGCTCGAAGAAGGCGAGGGTGTCGCCCATGTTCACGCCGGGAGCGAGTCCCAGCCCGCCGACCTGCGCTGCCAGCGCGTCGGAAAGATAATCGCCGTTGAGATTCGTGGTGGCCAGCACGCTGTATTGCTCGGGATACATGAGGGCGTTCTGGAACATGGCGTCGGCGATGCGGTCCTTGATGATCACGGGCTTGCCGCCTGTCGCGGCCTCGTCTTCGGTCATCACGTTGTCCGCGAACTCGTCGGCGGCGACCTCGTAGCCCCACGCCCGGAAAGCACCCTCGGTGTACTTCATGATGTTGCCCTTGTGGACAAGGGTCACGCTGGGACGTCCGGCATCGACGGCAAAGCGAATCGCCTTGCGCACCAGCCGCTTGGAGCAACGCTCGGTGATGGGCTTCACGCCCACGCCAGCCGCAGGGTCC
Coding sequences within:
- a CDS encoding TRAP transporter large permease subunit yields the protein MISDPLLLAVVLVAVMMLLLLSSKWIGFSLMASGVAGMLLYKVNLPPTISIWDKIGDLMANSVWNTLNSWALTALPLFILMGEILYRTAISTRLLNGLVPWLANVPGRLYHINVVACSLFAAVSGSSAATTATVGKITLDELTRRGYHKSLAIGSLAGAGTLGFLIPPSLIMIIYGVLADASIGQLFIAGIAPGIMLACMYSLYIALRARLEPGCVPDRREEYTWADRIAALRDLGPVFLLILLVLGGIYAGLTTPTEAAAIGVVGALGLALYFRNLTLRNLRAALLSAVKTSAMICFIIAGAAFLSQVVGFVGIARALSSFIASLDLSPYTLIFVLGLMYLFLGMILDGISIVVMTLPIVLPIVQSAGFETLWFGIFVVFMVELSQITPPVGFSIFVIQHIAREDVQTILKATFPFFCIMVFMVVLVTAFPDIVFFLPERMM
- a CDS encoding TRAP transporter small permease subunit; this translates as MSERFVRMAEGLSLGGAFLSALFMGLIVLLIVVEITLRTVAGASTFVASEYSGYFLVAVVVLGLAYTLREEAHIRITLVHSRLPRRWRRRVDVLVGLSSMVMTAFILVYAVLMVYETRALEMTADTISETPLWIPQVVIPVGLVLFLFQFAAFIAGRVRK
- a CDS encoding TRAP transporter substrate-binding protein, whose protein sequence is MFARILLVLCFFLLAVPASAETVRMNCNAIYGPGNFHTKGAVNFAQKAAEYTSGAVVIEVHPGGSLGFKGPELLKAVKDGTVPMSDILMGVVAGSDEIFGLSTIPLIVNSYDEAKAYYDACRPFYDKACAKWNQKLLYAAPWPCSGLFTKAPFEALGDIHGLKIRTYDKNGAEFLKRAGGSPQSLPWGEVYSALSTGLIDSVLTSAVSGVDGKFWEVLGQFTKVNYAYPLNMLTINLDYWNALDAAQQEALLRAAAETETEQWAASRKAVEDSLAILAKQGIVITDLNPALSDDLHRIAAQMLDEFKKGAKKGSLSALAAYGK
- a CDS encoding hydantoinase/oxoprolinase family protein, yielding MLIIGVDTGGTFTDFIYRDGDRWGVHKRLSTPGNPSEAVIAGIRHICGGDIAPASMQIVHGSTVATNAILERKGVRTALIGNTGFTDVIEIGRQNRAELYNLAYRRQPPIVPADLRFGVGGRIGSDGSVIEDFNETAARAAVDAIRQSGAQSVAVCLLFSFLDPSHELRMRELLEGLDVPVSLSHEILSEFREFERTSTTVVNAYVSPKMRAYLTDLKNATAGNTLRVMQSNGGSISVETAMSESVRTILSGPAGGAVGAMEIGRNASFDKLITFDMGGTSSDVALLDSTLPLTMESTISGYPVKVPMIDIHTVGAGGGSIAALDEGGSLTVGPESAGADPGPICYGKGERITVTDANLFLGRLVADHFLGGDMRLDTKRVATKMQEMADAAGLTPTQLAEGILDVANTNMERAIRVISVERGFDPREFTLFSFGGAGGMHCAFLARLLNMPRVFIPVNPGILSAVGMLMADVIKDYSLTVMRTQHNSTAAEIAKLFAPLEEQGRADLASEGFTGADVACERFLDMRYQGQSFEIIVPFSEDFVEGFERMHERSYGYRNPGRTVEIVNIRLRARGIPQKPELSASGDMVRDITPEAILGEQDVVFSGTSRRTRIVSREALRPGNVLPGPAILVEYSSTTTIPPFATARVDAHGNIIMDIDNG
- a CDS encoding zinc-ribbon domain-containing protein, with amino-acid sequence MLKRCDNCNRLVPPDARTCPTCGAPRPDIHGVFRKEVFAAVLGTAVLLLLAFCSKNYG
- a CDS encoding hydantoinase B/oxoprolinase family protein is translated as MTQTTVNPILLEVFKNRFSSIAEEMGVTLTRTAFSPNIKERRDLSCAVFDARGDMVAQAAHIPVHLGSMPMSVKAAIEHCTLAPGDMVMLNDPFKGGTHLPDITIVAPVFADGEDAPAFYVANRAHHADVGGMVSGSMPLSTSIHQEGIIIPPVRIVRGGTVDPELMRLILNNVRTPAEREGDFAAQIMANITGTRRLGELMAKYGPAQVATYAEALNDYSERVMRASIAALPDGTYAFEDVLDGDGVRETNVRIAVRVTINEDTATLDFTDSADQVQGSVNAVRSITISGVLYVFRCLVGKDIPTNAGCMRPITVITRPGSILDALPPAAVAGGNVETSQRVVDVVLGALAQAGGDGAPAIPAASQGTMNNTAIGGIDMRTGTPFAYYETLAGGTGAGIHSDGENAVHSHMTNTLNTPVEALEYAYPFRVHEYSVRRGTGGEGAHHGGDGLIREIELLSPCEITVLSERRATAPYGLAGGHPGTQGCNMLLRRNDEAKVMPGKFHAALEVGDRVRIETPGGGGYGTPDAKTSRNG
- a CDS encoding ankyrin repeat domain-containing protein, which gives rise to MHDDNARFGMLMTAILDANPAGVSRAIASGAKVNALNDDGESPLCVAAYEGHAEIVGLLLANGADPDARNAFNEPPLVTASMEGHAEVVRMLLEHGASIDATDEDGYTALYLAVFYGHTAVEKLLREHVHRLKDASPNHPDATPRHKGFGARLLALIPHRGHLATVG
- the icd gene encoding NADP-dependent isocitrate dehydrogenase, which translates into the protein MSAVQPENSHREIRMQKTVYFIEGDGIGPEVWAAGRPVIDAAVAKAYGGERRLEWVQLLAGEKAFAETGQYLPQATMDALRGAELAMKGPLTTPVGKGFRSLNVTLRQTLDLYACIRPVRHFEGVESPVKRPEAVDMVVFRENTEDVYAGIEFASGSPEAKRLIAFLRDELGADVDPAAGVGVKPITERCSKRLVRKAIRFAVDAGRPSVTLVHKGNIMKYTEGAFRAWGYEVAADEFADNVMTEDEAATGGKPVIIKDRIADAMFQNALMYPEQYSVLATTNLNGDYLSDALAAQVGGLGLAPGVNMGDTLAFFEPTHGTAPTIAGKDKANPGSLILSGAMMLEHAGMPEAAALIHAAMDRVISSRRVTVDLASQIADAQTVGCKAFGELLGENL